From the Drosophila simulans strain w501 chromosome 2L, Prin_Dsim_3.1, whole genome shotgun sequence genome, the window GGATGTACAGGATTCGCAGGACAAAGTGTCCGGATGGCCGGGAGATTTATGCTTAAGTGATGTAAATGTTTTGCCATTTGACAGTTTATTGACTTTTATGAGTTAGTTTattatgttctttttttattgcccCAAAAGGGGGTAAACTGTTGGCAGGAGGGTGCGAAGTATCCTGGTAATTGGGAACGTGCTTGGCATTGCCAATGAGCCTCCATTTTGTCCGAGGCTTTGTCCTTGTCCCAGGATGTTTATGGACTGAAAGCATTACGAGATTTGCGCTAATGAGCatgataaacatttttatggcggCAGGTGACAAACAAAGGTCGCCAGATAACCATCTAAAGGCATCTCAATGGAGCGGAAGACAGGAAATTATTCAACAAATGGGTGTcggtttaattaatttagagcACTATTAATGTAATTAGAAAGGAAGATAGTCTTAGTACCaacatacatacttatatgTACCTGCCCCATAAACCAGTTTCAAATCAAAGTCATTTTCATACACATTcagttgaatttattttcatattactcatacgcactgcTTACCAGCTAAACATTTCTTTACTTTTACTTCGGGGTTCGATTCTCATTTAtggttttcgattttcacTTCAATTAAGCTAATTCAATCCGCTTTCTATTATTGATTTCCATTCTGCCTCCATTTATCATTTGTAATCAATAATTTGGACTTCCATTTGTGTTTTGTAAAATTCATCAAAGTTTTCGgttcttttgtgtgtgtgtttgtttacttGTATATCGTTTTAGTTATCGTTAGCTTGAACAACATTTATGTAGAGTTGGGCGTTTCATATTTAACTATAAGGTAGAGTTGACAATGCATATGTATTGTATGTATCGTAAGGATTCCACCCTCTTCAAAATCGTTCGATAATAATTTCTCATAAAAAacgtacaaaaaatgcgatCGATGAATGAAAGTTGGCAGCAAAAATTGGCAATAGGCTAAACAGATGTCgtctatatatatagctaAAAGCATTTCGTTTAATAATTCGCTCGTTCAACGTTCTCGGGTTAGGTCAAAGGTTAAATTGCACACACAAAGTTCTATCACAGAAGATAcacgaaaacagaaaactcaGCGCAACAATAACGAGTTCGGGTTGGGATTGCATTTGGTATTGGTGATCGGGATAGGTCGAGCTCTATGTCCAGATCAAAGCGAGAACGAGTCCATACACCGGATACAGCCAAGGACTCCAGCTGCATCCTGCGGCCGTGGTGAACACCTTCACGGGACTCCAGTCGCTCAATCCGGCCAGATTCCTACTGGCCGCGCGCATCAGATACGTGGTGTTCGTCTCCAGGTGGGGAATGATGAAGTGCTTGCCTGGAATTGGTGTGATTTGGAAAAGTATGTTAAGTGCACTTGGACCTCGCACTAATGTATATTCAAATGGGCTTAATTAGTCCTTTGAAAACTGACGGTGCATAATTCGACTGTTGTGTGAAGtcaaccaaaataaattggcCATGTTGCCATTGAAGCGAATTTTAGCCAGTGCacattggcaaacaaacaatcgaTGAGAGCAGATTACACGTAATATTATTGATAAGTAtgccaacaaattgaaaattattcaCAATACTGGACTGGACACTCACCCCCGTGGAAGGAGAAGTCCCTCTGCTTGGCATAGCTCCAGTTTCCAGCGCTGAACTTGAACTCGGTGTCGCTCATGTAGGCCACGCGGTACCCGTAGATCTGCATCTCGTCGGACACGTTGCTCATCCGTGGCGTTTGGATGTCCAGCTCGAAGCCGTTGGTGTAGAGCTTCTTCAGCTGGAACCGCCGCGGACCCAGTGGCTTGGGCCCCGGCCTCAGCTTGATCACCCGCTCCAGCATGCCCAGCGGATTGGCCACCTTGCACTTGTAGTCGCCGAACTGCGAGGCGTTCTtcatctgcagctgcagcgtGGCTCCGTAGTCCGCCACGAAGATGCGGTGATTGAAGCCCACGATGCCCTTGTTGTTGTGCAGCCAGGTGAACGATGGTGGCGGCTCGCCCATCGCGTCGCAACTCAGGTTCACGGCCCCGCCCACGTAGGCGTACTGCACGGGCATTGTCTCGTTGAAGAACCAGTGGGGCTTATCTAAGAAGGGGGTGGAGGTGAATACGAAAGGGGGTTACAGGTGGGTTACTCAATGGAGTTTTCTCTAAGTGTACGTTTTTGCACCCGCATGCTGACAGAAACTTTGGCAcccatttgtttgtttcctATTTTTGGAAAGGTGGCAAAATCTGTGGAAGGATATCCCTATCACCGTGCAGTTGATTATGCATTAAACTTTAAAGTACTCCAAATTAAACAACTCTTGTTAAATCAACATCTGAAAATATCATATTTAAAGAGTATTCAAACCCATATTGACTCACTTGCCGCCTGCGCAACGTGAAGTGCAAGAAACCGCAATAATCAAATCACTAGAACAACAGATATCCGACTTTTTCTTACATTTTCCTTTAACTCCCCGGAAAAAATATCAAGAAATGGCTTTAGACTTGAGTTAAGAAAATGGACAGGAAGGAAAAACTGAGCATTGTATTGAGAAATTGAATCACTCTCTGCTGtgaatttcttttttctcgcttttcctgCCCTTTTGAAAAGTATCTTTGCATAGTGGAAAGTCTATTGGAATTGGTTCAATAAGATTTGCCGGATAAAAGGAGTATCGCGATGGCTTTTAGTAAACTTCAAGTGTCCATCGAAGTAGAGATTAGAACCAGCAGCTAAATTGCAGGGCAGCCGAAGCAATTAAGTTTGGATAACTGCTCTTAGCTCATGTGCTGCCCACTGTAAGTTGTGTGCTGGCCAAGGACTCGCAGGACCTCCACCCCTTGCCCCCGGCTAATAGCACATTTTAGCATTTCGCAGTGGTGCCAGTGTCCTTGGTGTCCTTGTCGCCTTCGTCGCCGATGCGGTCCATTGAAGTTTATTGCTGAGAAAATGCAAACCTATATATTGCCGCATTTGCAGCATTTCAACTGCTGCCACTGTTTCTGCTTCCAAACGGAACGGAATCCCCTTACTGGGGCTTCTGCCCGGGCAGCAAATTAGTTTCGGTTTCCATTCGCCTGCTGTTTGCCCTCCAGTTGCCAACAGTCCGACGGATTGGTCCGCTTGGCTGGACCCAGCTGTACTGGGAAAAAAAACGTAGGCAACTGTTGCAGCTCTGAGGAACTTCTCAGTTGAAAGTGAACTGTCATTCTCATAATACTATCTTAAATAAACCGATTTCTACAATTGATTTTTCTGAGTGTGCCAAGCTTGACTTGTGCAAATATTCAACCGGCAGTCATTAGTAAAATTTTGACGGCAACTCAATTCCGAAGGGGCATTAGGATGCTGGACGAGGAGCTTGGATCAAGTTGGCCAAGCTTCTGGTTACTTGGCTCGCCTGGTGTTGGTTTGTTTATGAAGCCATATGTTGCGATATCGATGGCAGCAACTCGGCAGTGTCAGCCATACAAATGAGTCCCCGGAGAGCGTTTTTTGGGTTTGCAAATACCAGAAATCATTGACTTGCGATAAACTAACTTCACTCGTGTGTTTGAGCCGTAACTTGAAGATCAATACGTTGGGGTGTGTAGGAGGAATGTTAATCATACATCACTTCATAAATCATGAGTAACTAGTTACTAGTGAGTACTTTAAATTAAGTACACTTTGCTACAAGGTATAGCTCCTGCCTAGCAGATCCCCTGACAGTACGCAGGATAAGTTTATATTCCCCTTGATGTGAATCCCCTTTTGGCCCGAAATGCTCAGTCGGGTAATATGTTCATTATGAAATTTGCAtcaataatttgcatttcccagCTACTTGACCCTGACATCCGGAAGGAATTCTCATCGCTCTGCTGAGGGGATAAGGATAACTTCAATCGGGACTTTGCTCGGAGCTGGAAATCTCATTAAAGCCAACGAAGCATGTTCACTCCCCAGGGGGCAAAACGGAGGGGACTCGAGCAACTTTAAGCTGCCATCGGCAAAGATTTTGTTGCACAGCTCCTTTCACTTCCGCAAAACTAAGGAACTAAGGAACTGAGGGGACCGAAGGcagccaaatgcaattgccaACAAGTGGGGTGCAAAATAAATTCCAGATTAAATATTATCGAGTGCGGCACGTCCTGCGTGTGTCCTGCTCCGTTAGCCGGAGTGGATCGGAGTGGGTCGGAGTCGGAGTGGCGACACTTACGTTGTATCCTTAGCAAAATCGTTATCTGATCGGAGTCCGAGAAAGTGGGCGTTATGCGCATCGCACGACACGTGTACTCCCCGGCATCCGCCTGGCTCACATTCCTGATGTACAGACCGTTGGACAGGCGATTGTGCTTCGTCGAGTTGACGGCTGCAGGCGAAACAAAGCGGAGGGGAGCGGTACAAATATGGTCAGAACGGAGGGCGGGATATGCATGCATGGCCAAGAAGTTTGCcaagtgtgtgggtgtgtgtgcagcCAGAAAATTAAACTAACAAGTCCCCGGGTAAGCAGGCTTTAACGGGCTTAAGTTTGGAAATTAACTCAAAGAAAGAGTGgtgtgttttcaaaaaaaaaatgatgaaagAAACAGATATCATTTAAGGAACTCAAATGTAGAAATATTGTATGAAATAAGTTTATAGGTGGTTATAGTATAGTATACTTAGTATACTTACTGTTTATATATTCGCCATTGTAGAGCCAGGAGACCTCCGGCGCGGGCATTCCCTCCACGAAGCAATTGACCATCGCGTCGCGTCCCTCGCGCACCGACTGCACTTGCTCCGTCTTGCCAAATGAGATTTTCTCTGCGGGCCAAGTCAGATGGAATGTGGAGCGGGAGCAGAAGG encodes:
- the LOC6730630 gene encoding neural cell adhesion molecule 2 — translated: MDTLIALCSLLLLLLSQNAAILGQLDSTSSGGSGTGGPPPDRPPTPPLSLQPSTPSITHFVNESFIIFCQTVQKDIDTKWRDPRGQTRENTKGRVHIEKKTTGLLALVFEHIALEDRGNWTCEVNGNRNGNRNVNVEREFLASFELLVNQKISFGKTEQVQSVREGRDAMVNCFVEGMPAPEVSWLYNGEYINTVNSTKHNRLSNGLYIRNVSQADAGEYTCRAMRITPTFSDSDQITILLRIQHKPHWFFNETMPVQYAYVGGAVNLSCDAMGEPPPSFTWLHNNKGIVGFNHRIFVADYGATLQLQMKNASQFGDYKCKVANPLGMLERVIKLRPGPKPLGPRRFQLKKLYTNGFELDIQTPRMSNVSDEMQIYGYRVAYMSDTEFKFSAGNWSYAKQRDFSFHGGKHFIIPHLETNTTYLMRAASRNLAGLSDWSPVKVFTTAAGCSWSPWLYPVYGLVLALIWT